The following proteins are co-located in the Planococcus plakortidis genome:
- a CDS encoding VOC family protein, which produces MIAKIGQVMVYVRDQDAAARFWTEQMGFTVMHDEENDGMRWIEIAPRKDAETSIVLHDKNLLEQMDTGLSLETPSLLFYATDFEQLRNRLAEKGVTVGDIVEMPTGRTFNFADPEDNYFAVRETD; this is translated from the coding sequence ATGATTGCGAAAATCGGGCAGGTCATGGTGTATGTCCGGGACCAGGATGCAGCCGCCAGGTTTTGGACAGAGCAGATGGGCTTTACGGTCATGCACGATGAGGAAAATGACGGCATGCGGTGGATCGAGATTGCGCCACGGAAAGATGCGGAGACGAGCATCGTCTTGCACGACAAGAATTTGCTCGAACAGATGGATACGGGCTTGAGCCTGGAGACACCGTCGCTATTGTTTTACGCAACAGATTTCGAGCAGCTGCGCAATCGCTTGGCCGAAAAAGGCGTCACGGTCGGCGATATCGTTGAGATGCCGACGGGGCGCACCTTCAATTTCGCCGATCCGGAAGACAATTATTTCGCCGTACGCGAGACGGATTGA
- a CDS encoding peroxiredoxin family protein gives MNRLQLGDLAPSFSLPRAEGGEYSLQQDITERPGWRFVIFFRGSWCPVCNEELQEIQDSLSYFEGKDIHFTALSTDNQQDLKDMKDKHSLTFPVLADATEDILKQYGVYYHGEDSPYEDHGIHGEPAYYLLDEEGKIMYQQQQTSPFGRPHAKELRKIAAYIRKNLK, from the coding sequence ATGAATAGACTTCAACTAGGGGATTTAGCCCCTTCGTTTTCATTGCCGCGCGCTGAAGGCGGCGAATATTCGCTTCAACAGGATATAACCGAACGCCCGGGATGGCGCTTCGTCATTTTCTTCCGCGGTTCCTGGTGCCCGGTGTGCAATGAGGAATTGCAGGAAATCCAGGACAGCCTATCGTATTTCGAAGGCAAGGACATACATTTCACGGCGCTTTCCACGGACAACCAGCAAGACCTCAAGGACATGAAAGACAAGCACAGCTTGACTTTCCCGGTGCTGGCCGATGCGACAGAAGACATCCTGAAACAGTACGGTGTCTATTATCACGGCGAAGATTCCCCGTACGAGGACCATGGCATCCACGGCGAGCCGGCGTATTATTTGCTCGACGAGGAAGGCAAGATCATGTATCAGCAACAGCAAACAAGCCCGTTCGGCCGCCCGCACGCAAAAGAATTGCGCAAGATCGCGGCGTACATCCGCAAGAACTTGAAATAA
- a CDS encoding haloacid dehalogenase type II: MDKPIKAFVFDVYGTLFDVIAIKEQCEELFPGHGEAISQTWRTKQVEYFMMRQLMEKYISFAEVTRSALKYALESEGLESTEAIERQLMDAYLHLPLYEESEAVLRELQNHKLVVFSNGSHDMLDPLIENAGIQGLLDEALSVDDIGQFKPAPAAYQYALSRLGIERDEVLFMSSNGWDISGAKNFGFRTAWINRKQAPVEQLGLEPNYVFSDLKGLLKWK; encoded by the coding sequence ATGGACAAACCGATCAAAGCGTTCGTCTTCGATGTGTACGGCACATTGTTCGACGTCATCGCCATCAAAGAGCAATGCGAGGAACTATTCCCGGGCCACGGCGAAGCGATCAGCCAAACCTGGCGCACGAAGCAAGTCGAATATTTCATGATGCGCCAGCTCATGGAGAAGTACATAAGTTTTGCGGAAGTCACCCGCAGCGCCTTGAAATATGCACTCGAAAGCGAGGGGCTCGAATCGACGGAAGCCATTGAGCGCCAATTGATGGACGCTTATTTACATCTGCCGCTTTACGAAGAATCCGAAGCGGTACTGCGTGAACTGCAGAATCACAAGCTCGTCGTGTTCTCGAACGGCTCACACGATATGCTTGACCCCTTGATCGAGAACGCAGGGATCCAAGGCTTGCTCGACGAGGCCCTCAGCGTCGACGACATCGGACAATTCAAGCCGGCGCCAGCTGCTTATCAATACGCATTGAGCCGATTGGGCATCGAGCGCGATGAAGTGCTGTTCATGTCCTCGAACGGCTGGGACATTTCCGGAGCGAAGAACTTCGGCTTCCGGACGGCATGGATCAACCGCAAACAAGCGCCCGTCGAACAACTCGGCCTCGAACCAAACTATGTCTTTTCAGACCTTAAGGGCTTATTGAAGTGGAAATGA
- a CDS encoding AAA family ATPase: MARVAIITVGKTHSGKTTFAKALERQLANAIVVDQDNHAEFLQTYYPALVPKEGANTIKYALTQTIIDHAVERTDCHVILCNANRNRQGRLKLLEFYKMKGFVTVLVNFDIADEVLGTRIDQARRDTAILRTVSSFKDVLERQQKESVGNPSVTPSEGEADYLFSLENNGEVEAAIASIVKIATRGDGA; this comes from the coding sequence ATGGCGAGAGTAGCGATCATCACTGTCGGCAAAACCCATAGCGGAAAAACGACATTCGCCAAAGCGCTCGAGCGGCAGCTTGCCAACGCTATTGTCGTCGACCAGGACAATCATGCAGAATTCCTGCAAACCTATTATCCGGCACTCGTCCCGAAAGAGGGAGCGAATACGATCAAATATGCCCTGACCCAAACGATCATTGATCATGCGGTCGAACGAACCGATTGCCATGTCATTTTGTGCAACGCCAACCGCAACCGGCAAGGCCGCTTGAAGCTGCTGGAATTCTACAAAATGAAAGGCTTCGTCACTGTCCTGGTAAACTTTGACATAGCGGACGAGGTGTTGGGAACAAGGATCGATCAAGCCCGGCGCGATACCGCCATCTTGCGCACCGTTTCTTCATTCAAAGACGTACTCGAACGTCAACAAAAGGAATCTGTCGGCAATCCTAGCGTCACTCCTAGTGAAGGCGAGGCGGATTATCTGTTTAGTTTGGAAAACAATGGCGAAGTGGAAGCGGCGATTGCCTCCATTGTTAAAATAGCCACTAGGGGTGATGGCGCGTGA
- a CDS encoding alpha/beta fold hydrolase yields the protein MILHTESFGKGEAVVFLHSGLQTGLSDFEYQRNYFKEHYRIILPDLRGHGDSVSTELDNIFERNAQDLAETLDQLGIETAHIVGASFGALVGIVFAKRFPSKVKSLAISGVTAEQPDNWEQLREQEARNQQQIFEYEETNAYFDQLHKGDWRKLIALGQQRDWYPFEETKDLSAIAAPILYLAGEGNPNETKGVQYYPDKYDHVHVSVIPFASHLVHAEQAELHAKTFELFLSRID from the coding sequence ATGATTTTACACACCGAAAGTTTCGGTAAGGGAGAAGCGGTCGTATTCCTTCACAGCGGGCTGCAGACGGGTCTCAGCGACTTTGAATACCAACGCAATTATTTCAAGGAACATTACCGGATCATCTTGCCGGACCTCCGCGGGCACGGGGATTCCGTCAGCACGGAATTAGACAATATCTTTGAGCGCAATGCACAGGATCTGGCCGAGACGCTTGACCAGTTGGGCATCGAGACGGCCCATATCGTCGGGGCGTCATTCGGGGCCTTGGTCGGCATCGTCTTCGCGAAACGATTCCCCTCCAAAGTGAAAAGCCTGGCGATATCCGGCGTCACTGCGGAACAGCCGGACAATTGGGAGCAGCTGCGGGAACAGGAAGCCCGCAACCAGCAGCAGATTTTCGAATACGAAGAAACGAATGCGTATTTCGACCAATTGCACAAAGGTGATTGGCGGAAACTCATTGCGCTCGGCCAGCAACGGGACTGGTATCCATTCGAAGAAACAAAAGACCTGTCCGCTATCGCCGCGCCGATCCTCTATCTCGCAGGCGAGGGCAACCCGAACGAAACGAAAGGCGTCCAGTATTACCCGGACAAGTATGATCATGTCCACGTTTCGGTCATCCCGTTTGCGTCGCATCTGGTCCATGCCGAACAGGCGGAACTGCATGCGAAAACCTTTGAACTGTTCCTAAGCCGCATCGACTAA
- a CDS encoding heavy metal translocating P-type ATPase — MAKHDETKPHADDQSPGTGHHGMHEDDSTVQEEHVHTEHEHNGHDSEDHGGGHGHHGHGGHEDMVEDFKKRFFISLILTIPILAISPMIQHFLSVDWRFDNDMYVLFALSTIVFFYGGWPFLVGGIAELKDKAPGMMTLIALAITIAYSYSTLVVFGWDGNQLYWELATLVVIMLLGHWIEMRSIMGASNALEQLVKLMPNEAHRLDDNKQVEDVPLSEIRNKDWVLVKPGEKIPVDGVIVEGRSAVDESMLTGESIPIEKQDGDAVIGGSVNKEGSLVVEVEKTGEDSYLSQVITMVKEAQESKSRTQDLTNRAAKWLFYLALAAGFATLFAWLALGYSFDIAIERMVTVMVITCPHALGLAAPLVVAVSTSISAKQGLLIRNRADFEGSRNLNAVVFDKTGTLTKGEFGVTDIVASEGYSEEQVLQLAAAIEQNSEHPIATGIVQSAKERNLKIGKVTDFESITGKGIQGQVDGVKINAVSPGFIKGENLAYDEQRFDALSEEGKTVVFVLADDKLAGMIALADMVRDTAKQAVAALKEKDIHSIMLTGDNEKVANWVAAQLGIGEVYAEVLPDDKANQIKKIKEQGWRVAMTGDGVNDAPALATADLGIAIGAGTDVAMETADVVLVKSNPNDVVALIELSKKTYRKMVQNLWWATGYNIFAIPLAAGVLAPWGIVVSPAVGAVLMSLSTVIVAINAKLLKA, encoded by the coding sequence ATGGCAAAACATGACGAAACGAAACCGCATGCAGACGATCAATCACCAGGTACAGGCCATCACGGCATGCATGAAGACGATTCGACCGTGCAGGAAGAGCATGTGCACACAGAACATGAGCATAACGGACATGACTCGGAAGATCACGGAGGCGGACACGGCCATCACGGGCACGGCGGACATGAAGACATGGTGGAGGATTTCAAGAAGCGCTTTTTCATCTCGCTGATTTTGACCATTCCGATCCTTGCGATTTCACCGATGATCCAGCATTTTCTCAGCGTCGATTGGCGCTTCGACAACGATATGTATGTGTTGTTCGCGCTGTCGACAATCGTCTTTTTCTACGGCGGCTGGCCGTTTCTTGTGGGCGGCATCGCTGAACTGAAAGACAAAGCGCCAGGCATGATGACCTTGATTGCGCTCGCGATCACCATCGCCTATAGCTATAGCACGCTGGTCGTGTTCGGCTGGGACGGCAATCAACTGTACTGGGAGCTCGCGACATTGGTCGTCATCATGCTGCTTGGGCATTGGATTGAAATGCGCTCCATTATGGGGGCGTCGAACGCGCTCGAACAGCTCGTCAAATTGATGCCGAATGAAGCACACCGTCTGGATGACAATAAACAAGTCGAAGATGTGCCCTTGTCCGAAATCCGCAACAAGGACTGGGTATTGGTCAAGCCGGGCGAGAAGATCCCGGTCGATGGCGTCATCGTCGAAGGCCGTTCCGCGGTCGATGAATCGATGCTGACGGGGGAATCGATCCCGATTGAAAAACAAGACGGCGATGCGGTCATCGGCGGCTCGGTCAATAAAGAAGGTTCGCTCGTCGTGGAAGTCGAGAAGACAGGGGAAGATTCGTATTTGTCGCAAGTCATCACGATGGTCAAGGAAGCCCAAGAATCAAAATCCAGAACGCAGGATTTAACGAACCGCGCCGCGAAATGGCTGTTTTATTTGGCGCTCGCCGCCGGATTCGCCACGCTGTTCGCCTGGCTTGCACTCGGCTACTCCTTTGATATCGCCATCGAACGCATGGTGACGGTCATGGTCATCACCTGTCCGCACGCACTCGGACTTGCAGCACCGCTCGTCGTTGCGGTATCGACCTCGATTTCAGCGAAGCAAGGTTTATTGATCCGCAACCGTGCCGATTTTGAAGGCTCGCGCAATTTGAACGCCGTCGTCTTCGATAAAACGGGAACCCTGACGAAGGGTGAGTTTGGGGTTACCGACATCGTCGCCAGCGAAGGCTACAGCGAAGAACAAGTGTTGCAGCTCGCCGCAGCGATCGAGCAGAACTCGGAACACCCGATTGCGACGGGAATCGTCCAATCGGCAAAAGAGCGCAACTTGAAGATCGGCAAAGTCACCGATTTTGAATCAATCACCGGTAAAGGCATTCAAGGGCAAGTGGACGGTGTGAAAATCAACGCCGTCAGCCCTGGCTTTATCAAGGGAGAGAATTTGGCTTATGATGAACAGCGCTTTGACGCCTTGTCGGAAGAGGGCAAGACGGTCGTCTTCGTCCTGGCCGATGACAAATTAGCCGGCATGATCGCCCTTGCTGACATGGTGCGCGATACGGCGAAACAGGCGGTTGCGGCCTTGAAGGAAAAAGACATCCATTCGATCATGCTGACGGGCGATAACGAGAAAGTCGCGAACTGGGTCGCCGCGCAACTCGGCATCGGTGAAGTGTATGCCGAAGTGCTGCCGGATGACAAAGCGAACCAAATCAAGAAAATCAAAGAGCAAGGCTGGCGCGTCGCGATGACCGGAGATGGCGTGAATGATGCCCCGGCACTCGCGACCGCAGACCTCGGCATCGCAATCGGTGCGGGGACCGACGTCGCGATGGAAACGGCAGACGTCGTGCTCGTCAAAAGCAACCCGAACGATGTCGTCGCGCTCATCGAGCTGTCGAAAAAGACCTACCGCAAAATGGTCCAGAACTTGTGGTGGGCGACCGGCTATAATATTTTCGCGATTCCGCTCGCAGCAGGCGTCCTGGCACCGTGGGGCATCGTCGTCAGCCCAGCAGTCGGCGCCGTTTTGATGAGCCTCAGTACGGTCATCGTCGCCATCAACGCGAAATTGTTGAAAGCATAA
- a CDS encoding four-helix bundle copper-binding protein: protein MAHEQHQQLLETLHDCMAACNHCFDACLKEDDVKMMAECIRLDRECADMCAYLEQAITRNSPFVSQLAKVCAEICQTCGDECQKHADMHDHCKRCAEACHKCAEACRSIA from the coding sequence GTGGCTCACGAACAACACCAGCAATTGCTCGAAACGCTGCACGATTGCATGGCAGCGTGCAACCATTGCTTCGACGCTTGCCTAAAGGAAGACGATGTCAAGATGATGGCGGAATGCATCCGTTTGGACCGGGAATGCGCAGATATGTGCGCGTATCTGGAACAAGCGATTACCCGCAATTCACCGTTCGTTTCCCAACTGGCTAAAGTATGTGCAGAAATCTGCCAGACTTGCGGCGACGAATGCCAGAAACACGCCGATATGCACGACCATTGCAAACGCTGTGCAGAAGCTTGCCATAAATGCGCGGAAGCTTGCCGTTCAATCGCATAA
- a CDS encoding response regulator transcription factor → MHKILLIDDEQRMLDLLSLYLTPHQYQCTKAQGPREALRYLETQAFDIVLLDIMMPEMSGFELCAKIRSFSDVPIIMLTAREQQEDIVKGLKLGADDYITKPFNEEELLARIEALLRRQAPKNIIEVGGLKWDEERFELSYLGTPIKLTPKEFFMVGQLLKNPGKVFSRDQLIVLIWGYDSETEGRTIDSHVRNVREKIRQSGFPIDKHFLTVWGVGYKWLNEAE, encoded by the coding sequence GTGCATAAAATCTTATTGATCGATGACGAGCAGCGCATGCTCGATTTATTGTCCTTATATTTAACGCCCCATCAGTATCAATGCACAAAAGCGCAAGGGCCACGGGAAGCGTTGCGTTATTTGGAAACGCAGGCGTTCGATATCGTCTTGCTCGACATCATGATGCCCGAGATGAGCGGTTTTGAGCTATGCGCCAAAATCCGCAGCTTTTCCGATGTGCCGATCATCATGCTGACGGCGCGCGAACAGCAGGAAGATATCGTCAAAGGGCTCAAGCTCGGAGCGGATGACTATATCACCAAGCCGTTCAACGAAGAAGAATTGCTCGCCCGCATCGAAGCGCTGCTCAGGCGGCAGGCGCCGAAAAACATCATCGAAGTGGGCGGCTTGAAATGGGACGAGGAACGCTTCGAGCTGAGCTATTTGGGCACGCCCATCAAACTGACGCCGAAAGAATTCTTCATGGTCGGGCAATTATTGAAAAATCCCGGCAAAGTGTTTTCGCGCGACCAATTGATTGTGCTCATCTGGGGCTATGACTCTGAAACAGAAGGGCGCACGATCGATTCGCATGTCCGCAACGTCCGGGAGAAAATCCGCCAATCCGGCTTTCCAATCGATAAGCATTTTCTGACCGTTTGGGGCGTCGGCTATAAATGGTTGAATGAAGCCGAATAA
- a CDS encoding sensor histidine kinase: MFNRLALKIGLLFFVFIVSIELFLFSTLYITYVNERVDEVMSNLLARGNTHSEVLEDSFNETTLSHVAMMESSSDFVVIITDETGNELTHSDRIEPEMLDVLGHTDIEQIPEQGEILEDNWRDERFIATDSPITIGGEHRGHVFMFAETNHIKEMVDRMRNQFILGGLISVLLTVITIFLLSRFITLPLIRMKEATEKLGKGQSEVALHIERNDELGELANAITHLSDDLDRLKQERNDFLASISHELRTPLTYMKGYADIASRPGLTEQEREEYLAIIREETGHLTKLIKQLFELAQLDHNQFSIQKEQVQIDALCHSVAALVRPAFNDKNITISVECDPEITAGIDPARFQQVLLNILDNARKHSEPNTTVILQGRQNEESITLSVTDAGEGIPPKDLPFVFDRLYRVDKSRSRQFGGSGLGLAIAKELVESHGGHINIDSAPKSGTTVTITLKRGDGRA; the protein is encoded by the coding sequence ATGTTCAATCGACTGGCATTAAAAATCGGCCTATTATTTTTCGTCTTCATCGTCAGCATCGAATTGTTCTTGTTTTCGACGCTCTACATCACCTACGTCAACGAACGCGTCGATGAAGTGATGTCAAACCTACTCGCGAGGGGCAATACCCATAGCGAAGTGCTCGAAGATAGCTTCAACGAAACGACATTGTCCCACGTCGCGATGATGGAATCTTCCTCGGACTTCGTTGTCATCATCACGGATGAAACCGGCAACGAATTGACCCATTCCGACCGGATCGAACCGGAAATGCTCGACGTGCTCGGCCATACCGATATCGAACAAATTCCGGAACAAGGCGAAATCCTCGAGGACAATTGGCGCGACGAGCGCTTTATCGCGACCGACAGCCCGATCACCATCGGAGGCGAGCACCGCGGCCATGTCTTTATGTTCGCGGAAACGAACCATATTAAAGAAATGGTCGACCGCATGAGAAATCAATTCATTCTCGGCGGCTTGATCTCGGTGCTATTGACGGTCATCACCATATTCCTATTGTCGCGCTTTATCACCTTGCCGCTCATTCGCATGAAAGAAGCGACCGAGAAACTGGGCAAAGGCCAAAGCGAAGTGGCGCTTCATATCGAACGCAATGACGAACTCGGTGAACTGGCGAATGCCATCACCCATCTATCCGATGATTTGGACCGGCTCAAGCAAGAACGCAACGATTTTCTTGCGAGCATCTCCCATGAACTGCGCACGCCGCTCACCTATATGAAAGGCTACGCAGATATCGCAAGCCGCCCGGGACTGACAGAACAAGAGCGGGAGGAATACCTCGCGATCATCCGCGAGGAAACCGGCCATTTGACGAAGCTCATCAAGCAATTATTCGAACTGGCACAACTCGACCATAACCAGTTTTCGATCCAAAAAGAACAAGTGCAGATCGATGCGCTATGCCATTCGGTCGCCGCGCTCGTGCGCCCGGCATTCAATGACAAGAACATCACGATTTCGGTCGAATGCGATCCGGAAATCACCGCGGGGATCGACCCGGCGCGCTTCCAGCAAGTCTTGCTGAATATCCTCGACAATGCGCGCAAGCATTCCGAGCCGAACACTACGGTGATCTTGCAAGGGCGCCAAAACGAGGAATCCATCACACTCAGCGTGACCGACGCAGGCGAAGGCATACCGCCAAAAGACTTGCCGTTTGTCTTCGACCGCCTGTATCGCGTCGACAAATCCAGGTCCCGTCAGTTTGGCGGCAGCGGTCTTGGGCTCGCAATCGCCAAGGAGCTGGTCGAATCGCACGGCGGCCACATCAACATCGATTCTGCGCCGAAATCGGGAACGACGGTCACCATTACATTGAAAAGGGGGGACGGGCGTGCATAA
- a CDS encoding YdhK family protein — translation MIKDKMMMGAMSIVAALALGACNADPSPSDAPTDMDEQMDENMGENSDEMNDQMDENMDGEDGHMMNHSGSGDVPDELQEAQDPTYEVGEQAIIETDHMSGMQGAEATIAGAYDTTVYVVSYTPEGGDPVEDHKWVIHEELEDAPEEPYAAGDEVVLDADHMEGMDGASATIDSAEQTTVYMIDFTTTDTEEEVTNHKWVTEDELAPVE, via the coding sequence ATGATTAAAGACAAGATGATGATGGGTGCGATGTCGATTGTGGCTGCTTTGGCGCTAGGTGCGTGCAACGCAGATCCTTCGCCTTCCGATGCACCGACGGATATGGACGAGCAGATGGATGAAAACATGGGAGAGAATTCCGATGAAATGAACGACCAAATGGATGAGAATATGGACGGCGAGGATGGCCATATGATGAACCATTCCGGTTCCGGTGACGTTCCGGATGAATTACAGGAAGCACAAGATCCAACGTATGAAGTGGGAGAACAAGCCATTATCGAGACGGATCATATGAGCGGCATGCAAGGCGCGGAAGCAACTATCGCCGGCGCATATGATACGACTGTTTACGTGGTGAGCTATACGCCTGAGGGCGGCGATCCTGTCGAAGACCACAAATGGGTCATCCACGAAGAATTAGAAGATGCACCTGAAGAACCCTATGCAGCCGGAGATGAAGTCGTACTCGATGCCGACCACATGGAAGGCATGGACGGCGCTTCTGCGACCATCGATTCCGCTGAACAGACGACTGTTTACATGATTGATTTCACAACAACCGATACTGAAGAAGAAGTGACCAACCATAAATGGGTCACAGAAGATGAATTAGCGCCTGTTGAGTAA
- a CDS encoding DUF305 domain-containing protein, whose product MNNYLKFGIMIGTSTFIMYWLMYLNVFQLGHIFYSETRLYMALIMGSVMAIVMLLFMWPMYKNKKANVGILAGSALIFALSLYLVRSQVLIEDTGWMKAMIPHHSIAILTSERANISDPRVRQLADEIIKAQRKEIDEMKKLIEDLENEE is encoded by the coding sequence ATGAATAATTATTTGAAATTCGGAATTATGATCGGAACGTCTACCTTCATTATGTATTGGCTGATGTATTTGAACGTTTTCCAACTGGGTCATATTTTCTACAGCGAAACACGGCTCTATATGGCGCTGATCATGGGCTCTGTCATGGCAATCGTCATGCTGCTGTTCATGTGGCCGATGTATAAGAACAAGAAAGCGAATGTCGGGATCCTGGCCGGCAGCGCATTGATCTTTGCCTTATCGCTTTATCTCGTGCGCAGCCAGGTGTTGATCGAAGATACCGGCTGGATGAAAGCGATGATCCCCCACCACTCCATCGCGATTCTGACGAGTGAACGCGCGAACATTTCCGACCCGCGCGTGAGACAGTTGGCCGATGAAATCATCAAGGCCCAGCGCAAGGAAATTGACGAGATGAAGAAATTGATCGAGGATCTGGAGAATGAAGAGTAA
- a CDS encoding MFS transporter, giving the protein MKKLWNDKEWREPAILLTGIGIANFGAWVYLIALNLTVLDMTGSALAVAGLYIVKPLAAVLTNFWSGSVIDRANQRNLMITLDVVRAVLIACLPFASTLWLIYVFVLLINMAGSMFEPASMTYITKLIPEKNRQRFNAFRSLIDSGAFLIGPAVAGVLFMMGTPLTAIYLNALALVFSALVLSSMPKLETAVSTELPERMSWEIIRADWGVVIAFSKNHALIMAVFFLFSCLMVMATAIDSQEATFSKRVLGLTDGEYGFLVSVAGAGIIVGAIVNAVFTKRLSVAALIGGGSVMVSAGYLVYAFSSSFMGAAVGFFILAFSLAFANTGFHTFTQNNIPVEVMGRIVSVYGLIEALLIIVTTAIIGVASEIVTVQPVVIASTAVMFGISLLLVAVSFKQSKESKLAEVAMKGDSSIT; this is encoded by the coding sequence ATGAAAAAACTATGGAATGACAAGGAGTGGCGGGAACCAGCCATATTGCTCACAGGCATCGGCATCGCGAACTTCGGGGCGTGGGTGTATTTGATCGCCTTGAACTTGACCGTGCTCGATATGACCGGATCGGCGCTTGCGGTGGCGGGTCTATACATCGTCAAGCCGCTGGCGGCGGTGTTGACAAACTTTTGGTCAGGCAGCGTCATCGACCGGGCCAACCAGCGCAATTTGATGATCACGCTCGATGTGGTGCGGGCTGTGCTTATCGCATGCTTGCCGTTCGCTTCAACGTTATGGCTCATTTACGTATTCGTGCTGCTCATCAATATGGCGGGTTCGATGTTTGAACCGGCGTCAATGACGTATATCACCAAACTGATTCCGGAGAAAAACCGTCAGCGCTTCAACGCATTCCGCAGCCTGATCGATTCGGGCGCATTTCTCATCGGGCCGGCAGTCGCGGGCGTCTTGTTCATGATGGGCACGCCGTTGACGGCTATTTACTTGAACGCACTGGCGCTCGTTTTTTCCGCGCTTGTTTTGAGTTCCATGCCAAAGCTCGAAACTGCAGTCTCCACGGAACTCCCCGAGCGTATGTCCTGGGAAATAATCCGCGCCGACTGGGGAGTGGTCATCGCTTTCAGCAAAAACCATGCCCTCATCATGGCGGTATTCTTTTTGTTCAGCTGCCTGATGGTCATGGCTACGGCCATCGATTCGCAGGAAGCGACGTTCTCCAAACGGGTGCTCGGCCTGACAGACGGTGAATACGGATTTCTTGTGAGCGTCGCGGGAGCTGGCATCATCGTTGGCGCCATCGTCAATGCCGTCTTCACGAAAAGATTGAGTGTAGCTGCGTTGATCGGGGGCGGTTCGGTCATGGTATCGGCGGGGTATCTTGTCTACGCGTTCTCGAGCTCGTTCATGGGAGCCGCGGTCGGGTTTTTCATCTTGGCGTTTTCGCTCGCTTTTGCCAACACCGGGTTTCACACCTTTACACAAAACAATATCCCGGTCGAGGTCATGGGCAGGATTGTCAGCGTTTACGGCCTTATTGAGGCATTGCTCATTATTGTTACGACAGCGATTATCGGTGTTGCGTCAGAAATTGTGACGGTTCAGCCGGTCGTCATCGCCTCGACCGCCGTCATGTTCGGGATCTCGCTATTGCTGGTGGCGGTGAGTTTCAAGCAATCCAAAGAAAGCAAGCTGGCTGAAGTTGCAATGAAAGGCGACAGCTCTATCACATAA
- a CDS encoding DUF6366 family protein: protein MPDHRKPEYQRDCLQLKDQKDHAGSNINDSTHRAQSGMPDTRGMGWREIGGVILLLVILLMAYGVYQVFFG, encoded by the coding sequence ATGCCCGATCACCGTAAACCAGAATACCAACGCGACTGCCTTCAGCTGAAAGACCAAAAAGATCACGCCGGCAGCAATATCAACGACTCGACCCATCGCGCACAGAGCGGAATGCCCGATACACGCGGCATGGGATGGAGGGAAATCGGCGGGGTCATCTTGCTGCTGGTGATTTTGTTGATGGCTTATGGGGTGTATCAAGTGTTTTTCGGTTGA
- a CDS encoding NUDIX domain-containing protein, protein MPGGVMEPGETFLETAIRETYEETGLQAVNLQIFGLYSGEEGYAEYQNGDQVFSVQIIFRAQQFSGELIQEGAESHGHRFFSPGELPKINSHQERIIMDWVNNTELPIIK, encoded by the coding sequence ATTCCTGGCGGCGTCATGGAACCGGGAGAGACATTCCTCGAGACGGCCATCCGGGAAACGTATGAAGAAACCGGCCTGCAAGCAGTGAACTTACAGATATTCGGCCTTTATTCAGGAGAAGAAGGCTATGCCGAATACCAAAATGGCGACCAGGTCTTTAGCGTGCAAATCATTTTTCGCGCGCAGCAATTTTCAGGCGAGCTGATCCAGGAAGGCGCTGAAAGCCACGGGCACCGTTTTTTCAGCCCTGGCGAATTGCCAAAGATCAATTCACACCAAGAACGCATCATCATGGATTGGGTGAACAATACAGAGTTGCCGATTATAAAATGA